A window of Halomonas sp. GFAJ-1 contains these coding sequences:
- a CDS encoding glutathione S-transferase — protein MIHVHHLEKSRSHRILWLLELLGVEYEIQVYQRDRKTQQAPDALKKIHPLGKSPVITDGELTVAESGAIIDYLISRYGEGRLQPAEADTNDWVDYRYWLHYAEGSLMPLLVMGLVFNQIPKQSPWFIKPLAKGISSTVRQRFIQPQMNQHLDVINKHLGSKENFAGRWPSGADVQMSFPLQAVAATQSLEKYPHIAAFVARIENDAAWQRVVVRAGPLTMPGE, from the coding sequence ATGATTCACGTTCATCATCTGGAAAAGTCCCGTTCCCACCGAATCTTATGGCTTCTTGAATTACTAGGCGTTGAGTACGAGATCCAGGTTTATCAGCGTGATCGTAAAACTCAACAAGCGCCAGATGCGCTTAAAAAAATCCACCCGCTAGGTAAGTCTCCTGTTATTACCGATGGCGAATTAACCGTCGCTGAGTCTGGCGCTATTATTGATTACCTTATCAGCCGTTATGGTGAAGGGCGCCTGCAGCCAGCGGAGGCTGATACGAATGACTGGGTAGATTATCGCTACTGGCTACACTATGCCGAAGGCTCATTGATGCCCCTGTTGGTGATGGGCCTGGTGTTTAATCAAATCCCCAAACAGTCACCATGGTTCATTAAGCCCCTGGCTAAAGGCATTAGTTCGACCGTGCGCCAGCGTTTTATTCAGCCACAAATGAACCAGCATTTAGACGTTATTAATAAGCACCTGGGCTCAAAGGAAAACTTCGCCGGACGTTGGCCAAGTGGGGCTGATGTACAAATGAGTTTTCCGCTTCAAGCCGTGGCGGCTACCCAGTCACTGGAAAAGTACCCGCACATTGCCGCGTTTGTAGCGCGTATCGAAAATGATGCTGCGTGGCAGCGAGTAGTTGTGCGGGCAGGCCCGCTCACCATGCCCGGTGAGTAG
- a CDS encoding antibiotic biosynthesis monooxygenase produces MSASPVTLMVARRVANGRYQDFNRWLNEGRELAADFPGYLGSGVLAPPKDDDEYQIIFRFSSSDTLNAWEHSASRHAWLARGKDLYEAPHEHRATGLDAWFQVNPGVTPPRWKQAVAVWLAFFPVSLMFQWLFGGAIADWALVPRVVVSTLMLTPVMVFVFIPLSMRLLAPWLQGKWSFADLLAKWRHEHKA; encoded by the coding sequence ATGTCTGCTTCACCTGTCACCTTAATGGTGGCCCGCCGCGTGGCGAATGGCCGCTATCAAGACTTTAACCGTTGGTTAAATGAAGGGCGTGAACTAGCGGCTGACTTTCCAGGCTACCTGGGGTCAGGCGTATTGGCGCCGCCAAAAGATGACGACGAGTATCAAATTATTTTTCGATTTAGCAGCAGCGACACGCTAAACGCCTGGGAACATTCCGCTTCACGCCACGCCTGGCTTGCCCGTGGGAAAGACCTGTATGAGGCCCCCCATGAGCATCGCGCGACGGGTCTTGATGCTTGGTTTCAGGTTAACCCAGGGGTTACCCCGCCCCGCTGGAAGCAAGCGGTGGCCGTTTGGTTGGCGTTTTTCCCTGTCTCACTAATGTTTCAATGGTTATTTGGCGGCGCCATCGCGGATTGGGCGTTAGTTCCCCGGGTAGTCGTTAGCACGCTGATGCTTACCCCGGTTATGGTGTTTGTATTTATCCCGCTTTCAATGCGTTTATTGGCTCCCTGGTTGCAGGGTAAATGGTCATTCGCTGATCTCTTGGCAAAGTGGCGCCACGAGCACAAAGCATAA
- a CDS encoding diguanylate cyclase produces MSTILASKTTPGAPLLRAESAFNFANEAIIITDANGCVADVNPAFCELTGLCLEEVYGQSLEAFSILSLDDSRTTRFMREQQQLRDRSKCQVSYRSHDGQFYPGMMSINRVRNAQGQVDHHVVVLADLSAIPAHARHLKREVFFDALTGLPNLQLLTQLIQESIQHAEAKQLPLAICSLDIDHFQTVNEQLGAHVGDSLLSTFAQRISHLLFGDDVLARVGGDEFVLLLHHSDDEHFFEKLLTTIRKPLVIDGQSIYLTASLGITRYPNDHSQGDVLLRHAHQAMYRAKQRGRDTYHFFDPTQDRLLQVRHEQRQRFMDALNHNELRLFYQPQVDMASGRVVGVEALIRWQHPDEGLLSPAQFLPIIDATPLEVDLGEWVIEQALQQLTEWQKAGIVLPINVNISPAHLLGKEFSERLAELLASYPTVAPAMLKLEVLESAAMHDIQAALKNMARCQALGVGFAIDDFGTGFSSLTHLRQLPVNLIKIDQSFVRDMLSDQDDMAIVESVIYMANRFKRPMLAEGVETLAHAKALMALGCELAQGYGIARPMPPCEMPAWLEGWPQRNDWHSLATLQ; encoded by the coding sequence ATGTCGACGATCCTAGCGTCGAAAACCACCCCCGGTGCACCGCTTCTTCGCGCTGAGTCGGCGTTTAATTTCGCCAACGAAGCCATCATTATTACCGATGCCAACGGCTGTGTGGCCGACGTTAATCCCGCGTTTTGTGAACTCACCGGCTTATGCCTTGAAGAGGTCTACGGCCAATCCTTAGAGGCGTTTAGCATTTTATCCCTCGACGACAGCCGCACCACGCGCTTCATGCGTGAGCAACAGCAGCTTCGGGATCGCAGTAAATGCCAAGTGAGTTACCGCAGCCACGACGGCCAGTTTTACCCTGGCATGATGTCGATAAATCGCGTGCGTAATGCACAGGGGCAGGTCGACCACCATGTCGTTGTCCTGGCTGATCTTTCCGCCATCCCTGCCCACGCGCGTCACCTGAAACGTGAGGTCTTTTTTGATGCGTTGACCGGGTTGCCTAACCTTCAGCTACTCACCCAGTTGATTCAGGAGTCGATCCAGCATGCGGAAGCCAAACAACTACCGCTGGCAATATGTTCCCTGGATATCGACCATTTTCAGACGGTTAACGAGCAGCTAGGTGCCCATGTCGGGGATAGTTTACTTTCCACCTTTGCGCAGCGTATTAGCCACCTGCTGTTTGGCGATGATGTGTTGGCGCGGGTGGGAGGCGATGAGTTTGTGCTGCTACTGCACCACAGCGACGATGAGCACTTCTTTGAAAAGCTGCTGACCACGATCCGAAAACCGCTGGTGATTGATGGACAAAGCATCTATCTCACCGCGAGTTTGGGCATTACACGTTACCCAAATGACCACTCCCAGGGCGATGTGCTGCTGCGCCATGCTCACCAAGCTATGTACCGAGCAAAGCAGCGGGGACGGGATACCTACCACTTTTTTGACCCCACCCAAGATCGTCTGTTGCAAGTGCGTCATGAGCAGCGTCAGCGTTTCATGGATGCCCTTAACCACAACGAGTTGCGGCTTTTTTATCAGCCTCAGGTAGATATGGCCAGTGGGCGAGTGGTGGGCGTGGAAGCGTTGATTCGATGGCAGCACCCAGATGAGGGGCTGCTCTCGCCGGCCCAGTTTTTACCCATTATTGATGCCACGCCGCTGGAGGTCGACCTTGGGGAGTGGGTGATTGAGCAGGCACTACAGCAGCTTACCGAATGGCAAAAAGCCGGTATTGTGCTGCCTATCAACGTGAACATCAGCCCTGCCCACCTGCTGGGTAAAGAGTTCAGTGAGCGGCTTGCCGAGCTGCTAGCTAGTTACCCTACGGTTGCGCCTGCCATGCTTAAGCTCGAAGTGCTTGAGAGCGCTGCCATGCACGATATTCAGGCAGCGCTAAAAAACATGGCACGTTGCCAAGCCTTAGGGGTTGGGTTTGCCATTGATGATTTTGGAACGGGCTTTTCGTCGTTAACGCATTTGCGTCAGCTGCCCGTTAATCTAATCAAAATCGATCAGAGCTTTGTACGCGATATGCTGAGCGACCAGGACGATATGGCAATCGTGGAAAGCGTAATCTACATGGCTAACCGCTTTAAGCGGCCGATGTTAGCCGAAGGTGTTGAAACCCTGGCCCATGCGAAAGCGTTAATGGCATTGGGCTGTGAGCTTGCCCAGGGCTATGGCATTGCTCGCCCTATGCCCCCGTGTGAAATGCCAGCTTGGCTGGAGGGGTGGCCGCAGCGCAATGATTGGCACTCTTTAGCAACGCTGCAATAA
- a CDS encoding glycoside hydrolase translates to MPLQRLITLFALLLIAGCAGKEVAPPSAPGAQAGISMERALILSHAQKAIGTPYRFGGNSPEGLDCSGLVEMTYRAAGIRVPRTAHDQFRALPAVDTPRPGDLLFFGSGAKASHVGIYRGNRQMIHAPGSGRAVVSVPLDIDYWEQRFLGAAGVAP, encoded by the coding sequence ATGCCTCTGCAGCGCTTAATCACGCTGTTCGCCCTGTTGCTGATAGCTGGGTGTGCCGGCAAAGAGGTTGCCCCGCCATCTGCGCCTGGTGCTCAGGCGGGGATCTCCATGGAGCGAGCGCTGATTCTTTCCCATGCCCAAAAAGCCATTGGTACGCCGTACCGTTTTGGCGGTAACTCTCCAGAAGGGCTGGACTGCTCGGGGTTAGTTGAAATGACTTACCGCGCAGCAGGTATTCGTGTTCCCCGTACCGCCCATGATCAATTCCGGGCACTGCCTGCGGTTGATACTCCCCGTCCTGGGGATTTGCTGTTTTTTGGCAGTGGCGCGAAAGCCTCGCATGTTGGGATTTATCGCGGTAACCGGCAGATGATTCACGCCCCTGGCAGCGGCCGGGCAGTGGTCAGCGTGCCCTTGGATATCGATTATTGGGAGCAGCGCTTTTTAGGCGCGGCAGGGGTTGCGCCTTAA
- a CDS encoding alpha-ribazole phosphatase has translation MRFPNATITTIDIMRHGEPVGGRMLRGSTDHPLSKAGWQQVSDAVMRQSVDGRLPYDAVISSPLLRCREFALWLGEEFDLPVQVEDDLAELHLGRWEGKTHAQVFAEEGSEQMSAFWHNPSQAAPPEGETVDALDARVSDVWRRLLVSPPGKHVLVVAHLFVCNALLRQVLEQPLCNSLVMDLPYAAMSRLRHERHALGETTFVEWIGR, from the coding sequence ATGCGCTTTCCAAATGCCACTATCACGACCATCGATATTATGCGCCACGGCGAGCCAGTCGGCGGGCGCATGCTGCGTGGTAGTACCGACCATCCGCTGAGTAAAGCCGGTTGGCAGCAAGTGAGTGATGCCGTGATGCGACAAAGTGTGGATGGGCGGCTGCCTTATGATGCCGTTATCAGCTCACCGCTGCTGCGCTGTCGTGAATTTGCGCTGTGGTTAGGTGAAGAGTTCGACCTGCCGGTACAGGTGGAGGATGACCTAGCTGAGCTTCACTTGGGGCGCTGGGAGGGCAAAACCCATGCTCAGGTGTTTGCCGAAGAGGGTAGCGAGCAGATGAGCGCGTTTTGGCATAACCCTTCCCAAGCGGCTCCACCCGAAGGGGAAACAGTAGATGCATTGGATGCTCGGGTCAGTGATGTCTGGCGGCGACTGTTGGTAAGCCCACCGGGCAAGCATGTACTGGTGGTCGCCCACCTGTTTGTATGTAACGCGTTGCTGCGTCAAGTATTGGAACAGCCGCTTTGCAATAGCTTAGTGATGGATTTGCCCTATGCCGCGATGAGCCGACTACGCCATGAGCGCCATGCGCTGGGAGAAACCACCTTCGTTGAGTGGATTGGGCGTTAA
- a CDS encoding phosphonate ABC transporter, permease protein PhnE → MPVSTTPQGAPLWQRRTTRAQWLQYAAWLVGISLFLLCWKVISDNTMWVFVEDAGRQGSDLISRMMPPRWEYASVLWKPMWDTLNIATLGTVLGIAMAFPVAFLAARNTTPHPLVRSLALTVIVSSRSINSLIWAMLLVTILGPGVLAGIIAIALRSIGFVGKLLYEAIEEIHPTPVEAISATGASRLQVMNYGVLPQVMPAFAGISVYRWDINIRESTVLGLVGAGGIGLQLNASINSLAWNQVSVIFVMIFATVLVSEWISARVRHAII, encoded by the coding sequence ATGCCAGTTTCAACAACACCCCAGGGCGCGCCGCTGTGGCAGCGGCGCACTACTCGCGCCCAGTGGCTTCAGTACGCCGCCTGGCTTGTCGGCATCAGCCTGTTTCTACTGTGCTGGAAAGTGATTTCTGATAACACCATGTGGGTGTTTGTCGAAGATGCGGGCCGCCAAGGCAGCGACTTGATCAGCCGAATGATGCCGCCGCGTTGGGAGTATGCCAGCGTGCTATGGAAGCCCATGTGGGATACGCTGAACATCGCTACGTTAGGCACCGTGCTGGGCATTGCCATGGCGTTTCCTGTGGCATTTTTAGCCGCACGCAACACTACGCCGCACCCGCTGGTACGCAGCCTAGCGCTCACCGTTATCGTCTCATCGCGCTCTATTAACTCGCTGATTTGGGCCATGCTGCTGGTCACCATTCTTGGCCCCGGTGTGCTGGCGGGAATCATCGCCATCGCGCTGCGCTCAATTGGTTTTGTCGGCAAGCTGCTCTATGAGGCCATTGAAGAGATTCACCCCACCCCCGTTGAGGCAATTAGCGCCACCGGCGCCAGCCGTCTACAGGTGATGAACTACGGTGTGCTGCCCCAGGTTATGCCTGCTTTCGCGGGTATCAGCGTGTATCGCTGGGACATTAATATTCGTGAGTCTACCGTGCTAGGTCTGGTTGGCGCTGGCGGTATCGGCTTGCAGCTTAACGCGTCGATTAACAGCCTCGCCTGGAACCAGGTTAGCGTTATCTTTGTGATGATTTTTGCCACGGTATTGGTCTCAGAGTGGATCTCTGCCCGTGTACGCCACGCTATTATCTAG
- a CDS encoding phosphonate ABC transporter, permease protein PhnE, with translation MSGVDTLARQQAARQGHWRRLPLIDNPRMRWGLVLGGVVYLVLALASVEVNWARVAEGSGRALNFLGAFLQPDFVSRQNDIMAGLLESLTMTLTSTVIGVLLAIPVGLGAARNISPLPIYAVCRAIIAVSRTFQEIIIAILFVVMFGFGPFAGMLTLAFATIGFMAKLLAEDIEDLDWRQVEAVRATGASWWQTMNHAIQPQVMPRLIGLSMYRLDINFRESSVIGIVGAGGIGATLNTSLSRYEYGTSAAILLIIIAIVLMSEYASSYVRRWTQ, from the coding sequence ATGAGCGGTGTTGATACGCTGGCGCGTCAACAGGCGGCACGCCAAGGCCATTGGCGGAGGCTACCGCTGATTGATAATCCGCGTATGCGCTGGGGGTTGGTGCTGGGCGGCGTCGTGTATTTGGTGCTCGCATTAGCGTCTGTCGAAGTAAACTGGGCGCGTGTGGCGGAAGGTTCTGGGCGCGCACTGAATTTTCTCGGGGCATTTTTGCAGCCCGACTTTGTTAGTCGCCAAAACGACATTATGGCGGGTCTGCTGGAAAGCCTCACCATGACGTTAACCTCTACGGTGATTGGCGTGTTGCTGGCGATTCCCGTGGGGTTGGGGGCGGCGCGCAATATCTCGCCCTTACCCATCTACGCAGTATGCCGCGCCATTATTGCGGTCTCGCGCACCTTCCAGGAAATTATCATCGCGATTCTATTTGTGGTGATGTTCGGCTTTGGGCCGTTTGCCGGGATGCTGACCTTGGCGTTTGCCACCATTGGCTTTATGGCCAAACTGCTGGCAGAAGATATTGAAGACCTCGACTGGCGGCAGGTAGAAGCCGTGCGCGCCACCGGGGCGAGCTGGTGGCAAACCATGAACCATGCCATCCAACCCCAGGTGATGCCGCGCTTAATTGGCTTGTCGATGTACCGGCTGGATATCAACTTCCGTGAGTCATCGGTGATTGGCATTGTCGGGGCGGGCGGCATTGGCGCGACTCTCAACACCTCACTCAGCCGTTATGAGTACGGTACTTCTGCCGCCATCTTGTTAATTATCATCGCGATTGTACTGATGAGCGAGTACGCCTCCAGCTACGTTCGTCGCTGGACGCAATAA
- a CDS encoding phosphonate ABC transporter ATP-binding protein: protein MLTLTGVGKRYPTGDRALTDIELALPKGQVMALIGPSGAGKSTLIRCVNRLVEPTQGSIRLEDIELTKLSGNRLRHARRSMGMIFQEYALVDRLTVMDNVLSGQLGYVGFWRSFLRRYPQEAVTEAFRLLERVGLPHAIDKRADALSGGQRQRVGIARALLQSPKLLLVDEPTASLDPKTSRQIMRLIRELCAERELAAIINIHDVALAKQFADRIVGLRAGEIVFDGKPSELTSEILTTIYGEEYWDTSPEPVESGDVEEKENAFTRQPYAAHTQRPLASVASGGAL from the coding sequence ATGTTGACACTTACCGGCGTTGGCAAACGTTACCCCACTGGGGATCGTGCGCTTACTGATATCGAGCTGGCGCTTCCCAAAGGCCAGGTCATGGCGCTGATTGGGCCGTCTGGGGCGGGTAAAAGCACCCTGATTCGCTGTGTTAATCGCTTGGTGGAGCCCACCCAAGGCAGCATTCGGTTGGAAGATATCGAGCTGACGAAGCTATCAGGCAATCGTCTGCGCCACGCGCGTCGCTCCATGGGGATGATCTTCCAGGAATACGCCTTGGTGGATCGCTTAACCGTGATGGATAACGTGCTCTCCGGTCAGCTAGGCTATGTTGGATTCTGGCGTAGCTTTTTGCGCCGTTACCCTCAGGAAGCCGTGACCGAGGCGTTTCGGCTACTTGAACGGGTTGGCCTTCCCCATGCCATCGACAAGCGCGCCGATGCGCTCTCTGGCGGCCAGCGCCAGCGGGTTGGCATAGCCCGTGCGCTGTTACAAAGCCCTAAGCTGCTCCTGGTCGATGAACCCACCGCGAGCCTTGACCCAAAAACTTCCCGGCAAATCATGCGACTGATTCGTGAGCTATGCGCTGAACGGGAACTTGCAGCGATCATTAATATTCACGATGTGGCGCTGGCGAAGCAGTTTGCCGACCGTATTGTGGGGTTGCGGGCAGGTGAAATCGTCTTTGATGGCAAGCCAAGTGAGCTAACCAGCGAGATTCTTACCACGATATACGGTGAAGAGTATTGGGATACGTCGCCTGAGCCTGTTGAGAGTGGCGATGTTGAAGAGAAGGAAAATGCGTTCACTCGCCAACCCTATGCTGCCCACACGCAGCGGCCGTTGGCCAGTGTTGCCAGCGGAGGCGCGCTATGA
- a CDS encoding phosphonate ABC transporter substrate-binding protein produces the protein MHAPTLSNSLSRTLISAAVASAFALAAVNASADLSSRYVDNDGDMVADAPTDESQWVDPDTLVFAYTPVEDPAVYADVWSGFLDHLSEATGKRVQFFPVQSNAAQQEALRAGRLHVAGFNTGGVPVAVNCGGFRPFAIMASEDGSYGYEMEIITYPGSGIESVEDLEGRQLAFTSETSNSGFRAPSALLRSEYGLEADNDYKTAFSGSHDNSVLGVVNKDYDAAAIANSVATRMISRGVVSEGDYEIIYTSETFPTTAYGVAHNLKPELAQQIQDAFFSYDWEGTALEAEFANSGEAQFIPITYEEHWSVIRTIAEANGVTYDCD, from the coding sequence ATGCACGCTCCCACGCTTTCTAACTCGCTTTCCCGCACATTGATTAGCGCTGCTGTTGCAAGTGCATTTGCGCTGGCAGCAGTTAACGCCTCCGCCGACCTCTCCTCGCGCTACGTAGACAACGATGGCGATATGGTTGCCGATGCACCGACTGACGAGTCTCAGTGGGTCGACCCGGACACCTTGGTCTTTGCCTATACGCCGGTTGAAGACCCTGCTGTTTATGCGGATGTATGGTCTGGCTTTCTGGATCATCTAAGCGAAGCAACCGGTAAGCGTGTGCAGTTCTTCCCCGTGCAGTCGAATGCTGCCCAGCAAGAGGCGCTGCGTGCAGGCCGCTTGCATGTCGCGGGTTTCAACACAGGCGGTGTGCCGGTTGCTGTTAACTGTGGTGGCTTTCGCCCCTTCGCCATTATGGCGAGTGAAGATGGTAGCTACGGCTATGAGATGGAAATTATTACCTATCCCGGTAGCGGTATTGAGTCCGTTGAAGACCTTGAAGGTCGCCAATTGGCGTTTACCTCAGAAACCTCTAACTCTGGTTTCCGTGCGCCCTCTGCGCTGCTGCGCTCTGAGTATGGGTTAGAAGCCGATAACGATTACAAGACCGCGTTCTCCGGCTCTCACGATAACTCTGTGCTAGGTGTAGTGAATAAAGATTACGATGCTGCCGCCATTGCTAACTCGGTGGCTACTCGGATGATCTCGCGCGGTGTGGTAAGCGAAGGCGATTACGAGATTATCTATACCTCCGAAACCTTCCCCACCACGGCTTATGGCGTTGCCCACAATCTAAAGCCTGAGCTTGCCCAGCAAATTCAAGACGCATTCTTCAGCTACGACTGGGAAGGCACCGCCCTTGAGGCTGAGTTTGCCAATTCCGGTGAAGCGCAGTTTATCCCGATCACCTATGAAGAGCATTGGTCTGTGATTCGCACCATTGCTGAAGCCAACGGTGTGACTTACGACTGCGATTAA